The DNA segment ACACTGGAACTGCAACAGATGCATCTCTAACTTTCTCAACCATCACTCTAGAGAAATCACTTTACATGGGCACGATGTGCATGGTTGAACTTCCTGGATACACTTTCTCAATGGCCACTACGCGAGAAGGATTGCCTTCAACAAACAACCTGCACTGATAGGAGGATTTAGTGTCATCATCTTCTAAGTCCTCCACATCACAACTACCTTTTGAGCTAGCTCGATCACGAGCATGAATTACATCTACTGGTTCAACTGGATTATATCGTTGCTCGAATTCAGCTCTTAACTCTTTAGtaactttttcttttatgttatgAGATAGTTGTGGAGTCAAACTCTCTGTCAATTGTGCAACTAATTTCTCCATCATCTCCTGACTAACATTTGCAATAGAAAAGCTAGGTCGAGAAGTTGATCCAAAGTATTGCCTGACCCCAACACTAAAACTAGTCGTACATACACGACTAGGGTGTTCTTTAGTTCCAATAGCCACAATCAAGATGCCATTTTGACCTTTAGGAATAAAACTTCCCAGTGAGCTTTGATCCACTAGTGAATCCTGTAAATAATAATACaatatgttaatataatatgtaATGATAAGTGTGTAACACTAAAAATATGACATGTAATTATGAAGTTATAATATGTTGGGAAATCTCTAATGATTTCTCAGATGTCATTTGACCCCTTGCTTTAGTTCTAGCCAACTTCCATTTCTCATGTCGACTAGGAGGGGATGGAGAACAAATAAGTTAACCAGAAACAAATTCTATCTGTAGCCTCTTTAACTTTTCTtctgttatttttttctctaacaaATCATAACCTCTCCGAGACAGTCTATCGGGGGTAACATTCTTTTGTGAAATGATTTAagctttctttcttcttttcttgtaaGTACGTCATACACAAATTATGAATTTCATGATAAGATTTAGTAacatatataatgaaatgttcACAAACCTGGCATGAGGAATCTGAACAAATTGACACCATGTCTCTTCATTTACACAATATTTCCCACAAGGAGATTTGTCCTTGTATTTGTCTAAGATGTAATGGCCTATCAAATTTGTCTTGAATTGCCTCCATTTTGTAGCTACTAAAGACATTATCTTGCTCCGAACCAAATTCGAAGTCTCAAACTCAAAATTTgtctaaaatttataataaataaatcattaaaatataaataacattttcaatacacaaattatttaataacctttaaaaaaataacttaaacaaATATCCTCCCAAATAAGATTCTTCTCTACTTTTGTTACGTGGTCCCAGTCAGGTACATTTCTAAATACaatattataaaactaattttttatgcAAATAATTGTAAgccaaataataattaaaatcaaaatcaaaatatttaaaaataaaaaactaaccTGGCGCAGGAACAAAGCTATGGTGGCAATGAAGGCAATGTGACAGTGACAACAGTGACAACAATGGTAGAACCAATAGCAGAAGACATAGTGGCGGTGGTGGAAACAAAACCCCTTCGGTGTGGATGCTATGACGACGAAATCGCAGTTGTTACAATGCGCAATAGTAGCGACGAGCAACAGTGGAGTCATCGGTGGAGGTAGTAGTGGTGGAAGTGGCGGTGGTAGCAACGGTGGGGGCAACGTGAGTCAGAGAGAGGTTATGCAAGAAAACTTTATTTAAGCGCGAAGTGAGCAGTGAGAGCACGAGGCAAGAAAATAGGGTAAATACATATATTACAGTAGTTATGAGTAATAACCAGTATAATATAtctatattattttcttaaaactattttttactcTAAAATTACATATTGCATCGGTTGGATGGAGCAACCATATGCAATGCTTAGagttaaaaaattttaaaactatttttaactcTCAACATGACATATTACATCGATTGGTTGCAATCGGTGTAATATGtcatgtttttaaattttcaaaactttttttttattacgagATGACACATTATAGGGTTTGGATGGAGCAATCAGTGTAATATGTCATGTTCAGAGttaaaaattttgaaaactttttttttacttaaagcATGACATATTACACCAGTTGCTCAATCAAACCAGTGTAATATGTgtcaaatatttacaaaagtgtCATCACTCTTTTGTTTATATCGGTTTTCATTTAGTTTATGTAATATGTTATTATAGAATGTGTTATTTGCACTAGTgttatttcattttttgttatgaagataaattttagataaataattattttatttgtacatttttgttttcaaaataattacacttgttttttttttctatgtagGAAAAGTATTTtagtataatttaatttatttattaatatatttaatacttttctaataatattttaaaaatctttgaaataaaattatatattagcataattttaatttatttgataattagagactatttattaaaacaattatGAGATAagtttatcaatattttatataagaaattaaaatgtTGAATTTTGATATGCATTAgcaaatattttctctttacGACTATCTTTTACAttcttttatgtgtttttttaataagttaTATTTGtctataataatttaacatgAGTTTGATCAGCAAAACTAATTTGAAAATTTAGCTAgtagataatattaataattttcaaaatatttgaaataaaattatattattagtttagttataatttatttcttacGCTGAATTTGcatatttgtaataaaatattagttagaccaatttataatgtattaaaatattagttagACCAGTTTataatgttaaattatttaatttaaactacataaaaaatcaagataataatttaataaatacttaaaatagtacaataattaattatatctagaaaataaataataatagataaacgtaatttaaaaatagtaagaaaataatttaaaatataagggataataatgaaaagaaaattaaataagttaattGAACTAACTTATATACtgacttataaaatttaattaagctattagttaatttattaattttaccaAACTCactatatatagatatatattgaCCTTCAATAATGAAAGTTATTCGGTAAATTTTcgtaaaataaacaaaagctgGATGAAATGCAACAACATTTATTCTTGATTCTTTAAAGATTTTTaacttttgtttctttttttaaaatttatttctaacTATAAAAAACTATAgcaataaataaaagttaacagaaaaatattatatatttttatagaaCTTAAAAGAAGCCTAAGCCAATCATGAGTTGTTATTCCTTTTGCCGTattgaattacagagaaaaaaTGGGAACACATAATGTTCTTCAACACATAACAATCTTGCCCCATATAACAGCATGTGCACATGACCCAGATCATACTAATACAGCCTACGCTGTCATTTTCTCAATCGATTGCTTTCAGACTATGTGTTGCACACCACACCTACAATCCTTTCTGCTGAGTCGCATTCCAAAATTTTTACTACCTATTTCATACATATATGTGGTAAGCAATTTAGTACGCAAGTTGTTTATAGGTTTTTTCACAACCTCTTGCTTTCACTATAAAAGTTACTCAAACCAAGACTCAAGAAGAGATTTCAGCActaccaaaaaaaataaaaatattttataatatataactaaGTGATGTATAATGTATATATGTATGCTTTTCACTATATACTACACTTTTATTTATCCATACCTTCGGTTAATGCTTCAAATATATGTGTTTTTAATTCTTCTATGTAAATGTGTATTTCAAATATGAACTGTAAATAGTGAAAAAGAGTGTTGGAGGAAGAAGAATAAAGTCTACGTGTTTATGAGTATTATTTTATAGGAAGAAAAGGGAATTGGGTATCGAAGAACAAGATGCAACACAATAATAGAGGACATAAAGAGTAACTTTGAGGAAGTAGTGCAGTAATGTTTAAAGAAGATTGAAGAACAGTAGCAGAACAAAGGCCTCATCATGTCAAGCAATGCATTAACTCTTTTTATCTTGTTGCTTAAAATCTCCTTGTTTCCAGCCGCTTCTGCTTTGAACCAGGAAGGTCTCTCTCTACTTTCATGGCTCTCAACTTTCAATTCCTCTGATTCTGCTGCTGCATTTTCTTCATGGGATTCAACTCACCAAAGTCCGTGCAGATGGGTCTACGTAAAATGTTCCAAAGAAGGGTCTGTTTCAGAGATCATAATAGCATCCATTGATCTTCACACCACCTTCCCTACACAGCTCCTTTCTCTTGGCAACCTTACCACTCTAGTCATCTCAAATGCAAATCTTACCGGTGAGATTCCCAGTTCACTGGGAAACTTGTCATCCCTGGTTACTTTGGACCTCAGCTTCAATTCTTTATCAGGAAGCATTCCAGCTGAAATAGGAAATTTATACAAGCTGCAGTGGCTATATATGAATTCAAATTCCTTGCAAGGTGGAATTCCATCCCAAATTGGAAACTGTTCAAAGCTGAGGCAGCTGGAACTGTTTGATAATCAGCTCTCTGGTGTGATTCCAGGAGAAATAGGCCAGTTGAGGAATCTTGAAACGCTTCGGGCAGGTGGAAACCCAGGTATCCATGGTGATATTCCAATGCAGATATCAAACTGCAAGGCTCTAGTTTATTTAGGCCTAGCTGATACTGGGATATCAGGGGAGATTCCACCAACTATAGGAGAACTCAAAAGTCTCAAGACACTTCAAATCTACACTGCACAGCTCAGAGGTCACATTCCACCAGAAATTCAAAACTGCTCAGCCTTGGAGGAGTTGTTTCTCTATGAAAACCAACTTTCTGGAAATATTCCTTCCGAATTGGGTTCCATTAAGAGACTCAGGAAGGTACTTTTGTGGCAGAATAATTTCACTGGGAAAATCCCAGAAAGTCTGGGGAACTGTACAAGCCTGAGAGTTATAGATTTTTCTTTGAACTCTTTGGTTGGAGAACTTCCTGTGACTCTCAGTAGTCTAATCTTGTTGGAGGAGCTTCTGCTGtctaataataacatttttggaGAGATACCTTCCTATATCGGGAACTTCTCCAGTTTGAAGCAACTGGAATTGGATAATAACAGATTTACTGGGGAGATTCCACCTCTCTTGGGGCAGCTGAAGGAACTCACCTTGTTCTATGCCTGGCAAAATCAGCTCCATGGAAGCATACCAGCAGAACTCTCCAACTGTGAGAAACTTCAAGCACTTGATCTTTCACATAATTTCCTTACTGGGTCCATTCCAAGTTCACTATTTCATCTAGAGAACTTAACTCAGTTGTTGTTGTTATCAAATAGACTTTCAGGTCAAATTCCTCCAGATATCGGCAGTTGCACCAGCTTGATCAGGCTAAGGCTGGGATCAAACAACTTCACTGGTCAAATTCCACCAGAAATTGGCTTTTTGAGAAGTTTGAGCTTTCTTGAATTATCGGATAATGTACTCAGTGGAGATATACCCTTTGAGATAGGTAACTGTGCTAAGCTAGAGATGCTCGACTTACACAGCAATAAATTGCTAGGAGCAATTCCTTCCTCATTAGAATTCTTAGTTGGTCTTAATGTCTTGGATCTTTCTGCAAACAGAATAACTGGCCGCATCCCTGAAAATTTAGGCAAGTTAGCATCTCTAAATAAGTTGATACTCAGTGGAAACCAAATCACAGGTTTAATCCCTCAGTCACTGGGCTTTCGTAAGGGTTTGCAGTTGCTTGACCTAAGCAACAATAGGATCAGTGGTTCTATTCCTGATGAGATTGGTCATTTGCAAGAATTAGATATCCTCTTGAACTTGAGCTGGAATTGTTTAACAGGCCCCATCCCAGAGACCTTCTCAAATCTATCAAGACTTTCCAACTTGGACCTCTCTCACAACAAGCTCACGGGGAGTCTTAGAGTACTGGGTAGTCTTGACAATCTAGTTTCTCTTAATGTCTCCTACAACAGTTTTTCTGGTTCTCTTCCTGATACAAATTTCTTCAGGGATCTTCCCCCTGCTGCAATTGCTGGCAACCCCGACCTATGTATTACCGAGTGTCAAATAAGTGGACATCACCAAGGAATCAAGTCAATAAGAAACATTATCTTATATACTTTCCTTGGTGTTATTTTCACTTCTGGGTTTGTTACTTTTGGAGTAATCTTGGCAATGAAAATTCATGGGGGTAGTAACTTTGACGGTGAAATGCAATGGGCATTTACTCCTTTTCAAAAGCTCAACTTCTCCATCAATGACATCATCCCAAagttatcagattcaaacattGTAGGAAAGGGTTGCTCAGGAGTCGTTTACCGTGTGGAGACTACAACAAACCAGGTTGTTGCAGTGAAGAAGCTGTGGCCACGAAAGAATGATGAGCCACCGGAGAGAGACCTCTTTACTGCTGAAGTTCACACCCTTGGATCAATAAGGCACAAAAATATAGTGAGACTTTTAGGATGCTACAACAATGGAAGAACTAGATTGCTCTTATTTGATTACATATGCAATGGGAGTTTGTCTGGATTGCTCCATGAAAGTAGTTTGTTCTTGGACTGGGATGCAAGATATAAGATCATTCTAGGAGCTGCTCATGGATTAGAATATCTTCATCATGATTGTATCCCTCCAATTATTCATAGAGACATTAAGGCTAACAACATCTTGATAGGTCCACAATTTGAAGCTTTTCTTGCAGATTTTGGCCTTGCAAAACTTGTTGGTTCCTCTGATAATTCCGGAGCTTCTGCTATAGTTGCAGGTTCTTATGGATACATAGCTCCTGGTGAGTAAATACCTTGATGCTCTCATACTTAGTTCATTTTGGTAATGTCCATTTAGCCTCACATTCTAATGCCATTAAAGAAATGTGTCAAAATAGACATACAGAAAATCAATCTGTTCAGACTTAACTCagtttttttattacttaattTTCTTCTAAGAAATTAATGAAATCTCATTTTTAAACTTACCACTTTCAGAATCTTATCTTCTCTGTTCATTTCTATAGTTATCCTTTTATCATTTAAGAAAAACATTATTCTGTACTACAAAGTAATACACTCAACTTGACTTGGGTTTACTATGATGTCACTTTCATAGCACAGATTGGATTTTCAGTGTCACATGTTTCATTGCTTAGTTGTGTTATTCAGACATTACTAAGAATTTTTCTCCTAATTGTGACTGTTGACTGACAGAATATGGATACAGTTTAAGGATCACAGAGAAGAGTGATGTGTATAGCTTTGGTGTAGTTATCATTGAGGTCTTAACAGGGATGGAGCCAATAGATAGAAGGATTCCAGAAGGTTCCCACATTGTCCCTTGGGTTATGAGAGAAATcagagagaagagaagagaattTGAATCAATTCTGGACCAGAAACTGGCACTGCAGTCTGGAACACAAATTCCTGAGATGCTTCAAGTGCTAGGGGTGGCTCTCCTCTGTGTTAATCCATCACCTGATGAAAGACCTACAATGAAAGATGTAACAGCAATGCTCAAGGAAATCAGACATGAAAATGTGAATTTTGATTTTGAGAAGTCAAATCTTCTACAAAAAGGTGTTATTAACAATCCAAAAGCTTCAATTCAATGTCCAAGCTTCTCCAGATCTTGTAAACCTCTAACTGAAACACCATCTTCTTCAGTGTCACCAAATTAAGCACTAGATAGTTTCATTTCTATTATTCTTTGCTTAATTTTGTACATTAATAGTTATATGTGATGGCAATTCCATATTGTATTCATTTTCTACCGTCTTCTAAGTTACAACCCCTCACACAGGTTAACCATGTCCTGGAATTCAGAACGCAAATAAATAGAACCAAAACAAAACTAAACGCAATATAATTAGGAAAAAGgttaaatgaaaaaaacaaattagttttttattaaattaacaaCTGTCAACATTTAAATTGATTCTAGATCGATTGATATTATACTAATTAAGGTCAAATTGATAAAATGAATAACTCGTTGATTTAGGATTAAGGTTTAGTAAAATAGCTTTTCTAAATCCTAACAATCATTAGATTCAAATTTCATCAATTGGAATACTTATTCAATAATGGAATGTGAAATTATTGCAAAGAATTAATCTTTGAACTTTCAAACTTTCATAGAGAACTCCATGAGCAATGCATGATGTGAACAGTcacgtaaaaaaaaaaaatattctcctCATAAAATGGTGTTAGAATCTATGAGACTGAAGGTGAATTATATAATAGCTTAATCCATGTTCATGTTTCAACCAAAATTTATCTGCTTTAGACGCAACATTCATTTTCGTAATGGTTCCATAAATAAGGAATAAACCTATTTGTTTGATGGATAACTTTAAATTCAGACAGCTAGCAGACCAACTTCGTGTATTAGACGATAGAAACAAGTCTCTTAAAAATCTTCTTCACAGTTACTTTAACATGTTTATGTTTTTGTCAAGATCGTGTCTTCCTCGAATTTAcatattaaacaatatttaacgTTCACACTTTATTCGTTTCGAGAGtcttattcataatatatatatatatatatatatatatatttatacacatatttcataatatatatacacacgtatatatgtatgtattttataaaatttaatgttttcATTACAATTTAAGAAATTTGAACCACTCGTATAGTATAAAATGGATTAACTTGTCGgaacaacaaaaataatagtaattgaTTTTGCGATGGAGATTTTCATGGTTCCATCTAGTAGCGTTAGCAAAGATGATCATTGTTCTCAGAATGACACTATATTATTTTGGACATCTAC comes from the Phaseolus vulgaris cultivar G19833 chromosome 8, P. vulgaris v2.0, whole genome shotgun sequence genome and includes:
- the LOC137826054 gene encoding LRR receptor-like serine/threonine-protein kinase RGI2, translating into MSSNALTLFILLLKISLFPAASALNQEGLSLLSWLSTFNSSDSAAAFSSWDSTHQSPCRWVYVKCSKEGSVSEIIIASIDLHTTFPTQLLSLGNLTTLVISNANLTGEIPSSLGNLSSLVTLDLSFNSLSGSIPAEIGNLYKLQWLYMNSNSLQGGIPSQIGNCSKLRQLELFDNQLSGVIPGEIGQLRNLETLRAGGNPGIHGDIPMQISNCKALVYLGLADTGISGEIPPTIGELKSLKTLQIYTAQLRGHIPPEIQNCSALEELFLYENQLSGNIPSELGSIKRLRKVLLWQNNFTGKIPESLGNCTSLRVIDFSLNSLVGELPVTLSSLILLEELLLSNNNIFGEIPSYIGNFSSLKQLELDNNRFTGEIPPLLGQLKELTLFYAWQNQLHGSIPAELSNCEKLQALDLSHNFLTGSIPSSLFHLENLTQLLLLSNRLSGQIPPDIGSCTSLIRLRLGSNNFTGQIPPEIGFLRSLSFLELSDNVLSGDIPFEIGNCAKLEMLDLHSNKLLGAIPSSLEFLVGLNVLDLSANRITGRIPENLGKLASLNKLILSGNQITGLIPQSLGFRKGLQLLDLSNNRISGSIPDEIGHLQELDILLNLSWNCLTGPIPETFSNLSRLSNLDLSHNKLTGSLRVLGSLDNLVSLNVSYNSFSGSLPDTNFFRDLPPAAIAGNPDLCITECQISGHHQGIKSIRNIILYTFLGVIFTSGFVTFGVILAMKIHGGSNFDGEMQWAFTPFQKLNFSINDIIPKLSDSNIVGKGCSGVVYRVETTTNQVVAVKKLWPRKNDEPPERDLFTAEVHTLGSIRHKNIVRLLGCYNNGRTRLLLFDYICNGSLSGLLHESSLFLDWDARYKIILGAAHGLEYLHHDCIPPIIHRDIKANNILIGPQFEAFLADFGLAKLVGSSDNSGASAIVAGSYGYIAPEYGYSLRITEKSDVYSFGVVIIEVLTGMEPIDRRIPEGSHIVPWVMREIREKRREFESILDQKLALQSGTQIPEMLQVLGVALLCVNPSPDERPTMKDVTAMLKEIRHENVNFDFEKSNLLQKGVINNPKASIQCPSFSRSCKPLTETPSSSVSPN